A DNA window from Helianthus annuus cultivar XRQ/B chromosome 15, HanXRQr2.0-SUNRISE, whole genome shotgun sequence contains the following coding sequences:
- the LOC110892343 gene encoding BRCA1-associated RING domain protein 1-like, giving the protein YDIYNCRAPQIYFHKGTVKKLESEVVRASKLKCTSCGKKGAVLGCYMKSCQRTYHVPRAYDIPDFRWDSLILVAVSRPCLMFLTNFRKKKVKSQKSKSKKQVTKKTISTNVNRCTTLQDGGKNLVLCGSSLSAEQKFMMVDFARTNGALVSKYWKDNVTHVIAATDANGACTHRKWVVTMEWLKACVEAGRIVNEETYEVHLDTHGCSGGPTAGRLRALSNAPKLFNNMKFYFVGDFVQAFKSDLLNLVISYQAAVLKKPIC; this is encoded by the exons TATGACATTTACAATTGCAGGGCTCCTCAGATTTACTTCCATAAAGGAACAGTCAAGAAGTTAGAGTCGGAAGTCGTAAGGGCTAGCAAGCTAAAATGCACCAGTTGCGGTAAAAAGGGAGCCGTTCTTGGGTGCTACATGAAATCATGCCAACGAACTTACCATGTGCCGCGTGCATACGACATCCCTGATTTCAGATGGGATTCGCTAA TTCTTGTTGCTGTGTCCCGACCATGTTTGATGTTTCTCACAAATTTCCGAAAGAaaaaagtcaaaagtcaaaagtcaaaatCCAAGAAACAAGTCACCAAAAAAAC AATATCTACAAATGTGAATCGTTGCACAACGTTGCAAGATGGTGGAAAGAATTTGGTGTTATGTGGTTCATCTCTTTCTGCAGAACAAAAG tttatgatggttgactttgcgAGAACTAACGGAGCATTAGTGTCAAAGTACTGGAAAGATAACGTCACACATGTGATCGCTGCCACAGATGCAAATGGCGCATGCACACATCGAAAATGGGTTGTTACAATGGAAT GGTTAAAGGCGTGTGTAGAGGCTGGGCGTATTGTGAACGAAGAAACATACGAAGTACATTTAGATACACATGGTTGTTCCGGTGGGCCCACAGCAGGGAGGTTAAGAGCTCTAAGTAAT GCTCCGAAACTTTTCAACAACATGAAGTTTTATTTTGTTGGTGATTTCGTTCAAGCTTTCAAGAGCGATCTCTTAAACTTGGTGATTTCGTACCAGGCTGCTGTTTTAAAAAAACCGATTTGCTGA
- the LOC110893946 gene encoding ubiquitin carboxyl-terminal hydrolase 12, with the protein MRRNPKGNRNRSCKSNQLDVKGCRGVYASFDKYAEVERLEGDNKYHAEAHGLQDAKKGVLYNDFPHVLQLRLKRFEYDFTSDTMVNINNRYEFPLELDLDRENGKYLSPDADKCVRNLYTLHSDAVEDKEERERA; encoded by the exons ATGAGAAGAAATCCAAAAGGAAATCGGAATCGAAGCTGCAA ATCAAACCAACTTGATGTGAAAGGCTGTCGGGGCGTTTATGCTTCTTTTGACAAATATGCTGAAGTGGAACGGCTTGAGGGTGACAATAAATACCATGCTGAAGCACATGGGTTACAG GATGCTAAGAAGGGTGTGTTGTATAATGATTTCCCACATGTTCTTCAACTCCGGCTAAAGCGTTTTGAATATGACTTCACGAGTGATACAATGGTAAAC ATAAATAATCGGTACGAATTTCCACTTGAGCTCGACCTAGACAGGGAGAATGGGAAATATTTATCTCCTGATGCCGATAAGTGTGTCCGGAATCTTTATACGCTTCACAG TGACGCTGTCGAAGACAAAGAAGAAAGGGAGAGAGCATAA